CGCAACCGGCGCAGCGGCATGGCCAAACTTAAAATTCGCGAAATGGGAAGCCGGTATTTGTTCATCGTTTGCTATTGCTGGCTGGAAAAGTATTTTAGCGGTGGGGATTATCGCAAAGATTAGCAGGCGGCTGGGACGGTAGTGTTGCCGTGGAATAAAAATGGATGGATTGCCGGGGTCGAGGCCAAGCTATCTTGCTGAACTCCGGGGATCGCCTTATATTAACGAATTGCATTTTCTGACCCCTGACCCCTTGCCATCCATGACCCTCGATAAAAGTCTTCGTATCCGCCGCGGCAGTGTGAAAGCCAGCAACGTCATGAAGCGCGGCGAGCGTATCGCCAAGCTGAAAGAATCGGAACGCTGGAACGATACCATGAGCGTATTGGGCCTGCCCAAGGTGCGCGTCATCAAGCTGACGATGAAGAAGAAGAAAAAGAAGAAGGAAGAGGAAGGGGCCGAAGGAGCCGCAGGCGCCGCCGCCGCTCCAGGCGCCGCCGCTCCCGCTGCTGGCGCTAAAGCTGCTGCGGGCGCCAAAGCTGCTGCTGCTCCTGCCAAGGGCGCCGCTCCCGCCAAAGCTGCCGCGGCACCGGCCAAAGGCGCTGGGAAGAAGTAACCGGCCAAGCACACAATGTCCAAATCCGAATGACTAATTGTGCTGGTTCCGTCATTGGTCATTGGAGGCTTGGACATTGGTTATTTTTGATAACCGACTCCGCCGCTGCCTCCCCGCTTTGAATGCACTGCGGAATGCCCACGCCTTCGAAAGCGTTGCCTGCCAATGCCAATCCGGGATGCTGTTCTAGCCGCTGGCGGATGCTTTGCAGACGCCGTATGTGGCCAAGCTGATATTGCGGCATGCTGGCCGGCCAGCGAAACACCAATGATAAAGAAGGGCCGCCTCGGATGCCGAGCAAAGCGCGCAGTTCTTCTTTGGCAGTGGTGAGGAGCTGATCGTCAGATAATGTCAGCATCTCCGGCTGCAGCGCCCCTCCCAAAAATACGCGAATCAGCACCTTCCCCGCCGGCGCGCGGCCTGGAAATTTCACGCTGGAATAACTGGCCGATAGAATTTTCCGCCGCTCAATTGCCGGCACCACGAACCCAAAACTATCCAGTGCATTGGTAATTTGTTCGCGATCATAAGCCAGCGCCACAATCACCGTCCCCGCAGATTCAATTTCTGAAAGCTCTCGGGCCAACTCGCCATCCATGCCGCCTAGTAACTTGGCCGATACCGACGCCGGAGTGGCCAAAATCACGCCGTCGAAGTACTGTCCCCCGGTAGAACCTGGGGCTAACTGACCACTGACCCCTGACTCCTGATCCCTGACCACTGACCACCGACCAT
This is a stretch of genomic DNA from Pirellulales bacterium. It encodes these proteins:
- a CDS encoding small basic protein, with amino-acid sequence MTLDKSLRIRRGSVKASNVMKRGERIAKLKESERWNDTMSVLGLPKVRVIKLTMKKKKKKKEEEGAEGAAGAAAAPGAAAPAAGAKAAAGAKAAAAPAKGAAPAKAAAAPAKGAGKK